In a genomic window of Acipenser ruthenus chromosome 41, fAciRut3.2 maternal haplotype, whole genome shotgun sequence:
- the LOC117433769 gene encoding nephrin isoform X3, producing MKMTSALHRLTRALLLLCCIQASRGQQAFRIQPDNVTLVEGGTGVLQCHVEGVTGAVQWVKDGLLLGPNRSMPGFPRYSMAGDEGKGEFNLQVERVTLEDDSPYECQVGQSESSIGIISHTVWVTVLIPPGKPVIEEHSGVSEVEWVAGVEYTVSCSVTDTKPASELKFTKSSNELSGVEVNVLPGSQEKLQNTRAVVRVTPQSWDNGNRMVCLAMNEAVSQPVETGFTMRVLFPPQPPRIEGYDRPEVKAGETLSLECKSIGGNPLATLQWSKNDEVISTSWDTVSLTNTARSPLSLHIQPEDNMARLTCEAVNQVTPVPLQHTITLRVVFLPSEVKILGSSSIAEKKQLSLSCFTAASNPPVQIRWWLGFRELTTTEVTITEASNGGRVTMSNLTHTVSREENGLQLTCEAFNEAIRFTKSESVLLRVLYPPQKIWIESPPEGKQFKAGTEVKLTCFSSGGNPTGSLTWYKDNKSVRYVPSAIVSGMMASRQLIITTQPDDNLATYRCNATNEAKAPPLTATTKLHVQFPPMNVKISASAKQVKRGQSLTLTCTTGSSNPVANISWFKNGERLRGFDLGKKKAEHGGESTMGRVYIKAVSSDNGKRVTCQAYSAVLTQGVNTFYRLDVLYPPEFSPDQQRVVQAVEHDAARLPLRVSANPDNISYTWTYHGENLIKEGALRHHLKDGGELEIWNLTRTDAGDYKILCKNTEGENETLIKLDVQYSPSIKSLQDPTEVDLGDTAEIVCTADANPVTPGMFRWGWLGEEERELTADQQVAEGATGKLVITETKRSDAGLYECTVDNGIAPPAKQAVRLVVRFKPELQKGVHLSKVATSGDGSKTATLSCKAEGIPKVEYSWAKNGVGLDLNHPRYSEDTVHEGALHTSTLTIINASAALDYAIFTCTARNKLGLDVFHIQLVSTSRPDPPTGLQVASVTHNSVTLQWTAGFDGGLEQKFRVRYHWEEAASFMYVDVFPPQATTFTITGLNAETPYNFSVNALNLLGESDYADGNAVLTVTTREKPEKDDKIPSPPETAETSPTEGPVLPLYLIVVLAVVGGVLLILNSALVACLVKKWRTHHSDAAGSEGKKGEGEGSSLTKPNEYGGGELLNKAARQTLLIDSCSELSSSVYESYEGDSASERGHYYYPASDFRPSLYPHQEAPECLSEGTSSFAGHWDQRRDAHEYEQVRDASLYEEVGRPYPPPPSSGYYHSVLDRQGRALLDPRQGSDPTGAYQRRGRGQSEYEDPMRVYDSVAEYTPSWRDYETPSEMRGELV from the exons ATGAAGATGACATCAGCTCTGCACAGACTCACAAGAGCTCTGCTTCTGCTGTGCTGCATTCAAG CCTCCAGGGGGCAGCAGGCATTCCGGATACAGCCCGACAACGTGACGCTCGTGGAAGGGGGCACGGGGGTGCTGCAGTGCCACGTGGAGGGGGTCACGGGTGCAGTCCAGTGGGTTAAAGATGGACTGCTGCTGGGTCCCAATCGAAGCATGCCAGGGTTCCCTCGGTACAGCATGGCTGGAGACGAGGGGAAAG GGGAATTCAACCTGCAGGTAGAACGGGTGACTCTGGAGGATGACTCCCCCTACGAGTGCCAAGTGGGACAGTCCGAGAGCAGCATTGGAATCATCTCCCATACTGTGTGGGTCACTGTGCTGA TCCCTCCAGGCAAGCCTGTGATTGAGGAGCACAGCGGGGTTTCTGAAGTGGAGTGGGTGGCAGGTGTGGAGTACACCGTCTCCTGCAGTGTGACAGACACCAAGCCAGCCTCTGAGCTCAAATTCACCAAGA GTTCAAATGAGCTGTCTGGAGTCGAGGTAAATGTCCTCCCAGGGTCACAGGAGAAACTTCAGAACACACGAGCGGTTGTGAG GGTGACCCCTCAGAGTTGGGACAATGGGAATCGGATGGTGTGCCTGGCAATGAATGAGGCCGTGTCTCAGCCTGTGGAGACTGGCTTTACAATGAGAGTGTTGT TCCCCCCTCAGCCCCCCCGGATTGAGGGGTACGATCGCCCCGAGGTGAAGGCAGGGGAGACCCTAAGTCTAGAGTGCAAGTCCATCGGGGGAAACCCACTCGCCACGCTGCAGTGGTCAAAG AACGACGAGGTCATCTCCACTAGCTGGGACACCGTCTCCTTGACCAACACCGCCCGCAGCCCGCTGTCTCTGCACATCCAACCTGAAGACAACATGGCCAGACTGACCTGCGAGGCGGTCAACCAAGTCACTCCTGTCCCCCTCCAACACACCATCACTCTGCGAGTAGTCT TCCTGCCCTCGGAGGTGAAGATCCTGGGCTCCTCCAGCATTGCTGAGAAGAAGCAGCTCTCCCTCTCCTGCTTCACGGCCGCCAGTAACCCGCCGGTGCAGATCCGCTGGTGGCTGGGCTTCAGAGAACTCACCACCACCGAGGTGACCATCACTGAG GCGTCCAATGGTGGGAGAGTGACCATGTCCAACCTGACCCACACGGTGTCCCGAGAGGAGAATGGGCTGCAGCTGACGTGCGAGGCTTTCAATGAGGCTATCCGCTTCACCAAGAGCGAGAGCGTCCTGCTCCGCGTGCTCT acCCCCCTCAGAAGATTTGGATCGAAAGCCCTCCGGAGGGGAAGCAGTTCAAGGCAGGGACCGAGGTCAAACTCACCTGCTTCTCCAGTGGAGGGAACCCAACGGGCAGCCTCACCTGGTACAAG GACAACAAGTCCGTCAGGTACGTCCCGTCTGCGATCGTTTCGGGGATGATGGCGTCCCGACAGCTGATTATCACAACACAGCCCGATGATAACCTGGCGACCTACAGATGCAACGCAACCAATGAGGCGAAAGCTCCGCCCCTCACCGCCACCACCAAACTCCACGTGCAGT TCCCGCCGATGAACGTGAAGATCTCTGCTTCAGCAAAGCAAGTCAAGAGAGGCCAGTCTCTCACACTGACCTGCACTACAGGGAGCAGCAACCCAGTGGCCAATATCTCCTGGTTCAAGAATGGGGAAAG GCTGCGTGGGTTTGACCTGGGGAAGAAGAAAGCGGAGCATGGAGGCGAGTCGACGATGGGCCGGGTCTATATCAAAGCCGTCTCCTCTGATAACGGGAAGCGAGTGACATGCCAGGCATACAGCGCTGTGCTGACACAGGGGGTGAACACCTTCTACAGGCTCGACGTGCTCT ACCCCCCCGAGTTCTCCCCAGACCAGCAGCGGGTGGTCCAAGCTGTGGAGCACGACGCAGCCCGCCTGCCGCTGAGGGTATCGGCCAATCCAGACAACATCAGCTACACCTGGACCTATCATGGAGAGAACCTGATAAAAG AGGGCGCGCTGCGCCACCACCTCAAGGACGGAGGGGAGCTGGAGATTTGGAACCTGACCCGCACAGACGCCGGGGATTACAAGATCCTCTGCAAAAACACGGAGGGCGAGAACGAGACCCTCATCAAACTGGACGTGCAGT ACTCTCCCTCAATAAAGAGCCTGCAGGATCCCACGGAGGTGGATCTCGGGGACACTGCGGAGATTGTCTGCACCGCCGACGCCAATCCTGTCACCCCGGGCATGTTCCGGTGGGGCTGGCTG GGCGAGGAGGAGCGGGAGCTGACAGCTGATCAGCAGGTCGCGGAGGGGGCGACAGGGAAGCTGGTCATCACAGAGACCAAACGCTCAGACGCTGGACTCTACGAGTGCACAGTGGACAACGGCATCGCGCCCCCAGCCAAGCAGGCAGTGCGGCTCGTTGTGCGCT TCAAACCGGAGCTGCAGAAAGGCGTGCATCTGAGTAAAGTGGCCACCTCTGGAGATGGGAGCAAAACCGCCACCTTGAGCTGCAAAGCAGAGGGCATCCCCAAAGTGGAATACAGCTGGGCCAAGAATGGAGTGGGTCTGGACCTCAATCACCCAAG GTACTCGGAGGATACTGTGCACGAGGGTGCTCTCCACACCAGCACTCTGACCATCATCAACGCGAGTGCTGCCCTGGACTACGCCATCTTCACCTGCACCGCTCGCAACAAGCTGGGACTCGACGTCTTCCACATCCAGCTCGTCAGCACCA GTCGGCCGGACCCACCCACGGGGTTACAGGTTGCCAGCGTGACCCACAACTCCGTCACCTTGCAGTGGACGGCGGGCTTTGACGGGGGTCTGGAGCAAAAATTCAGGGTCAG GTATCACTGGGAGGAAGCTGCCAGCTTCATGTACGTGGATGTGTTCCCCCCCCAAGCCACCACATTCACGATCACCGGCCTCAACGCAGAGACTCCCTACAACTTCTCCGTCAACGCGCTCAACCTGCTTGGGGAGAGCGACTACGCTGACGGCAATGCAGTGCTGACAGTCACCACTAGAG AGAAACCAGAAAAGGACGACAAGATACCAAGCCCGCCTGAGACAGCGGAGACGTCCCCTACAG AGGGCCCTGTGCTGCCACTCTATCTCATTGTGGTGTTGGCGGTGGTTGGCGGAGTCCTGCTGATTCTTAACTCCGCCCTCGTGGCCTGCCTTGTCAAGAAGTGGAGGACTCACCACAGTGACGCAG CAGGTTCAGAAGGGAagaaaggagaaggagaagg GTCCAGTTTGACGAAGCCCAATGAGTATGGAGGAGGGGAACTCCTCAACAAGGCAGCCAGACAGACTCTGCTCATCGACAGCTGCTCTGAGCTCAGCTCCAGTGTGTACGAGAGCTATGAAGGG GACAGTGCCTCAGAGCGCGGTCACTATTACTACCCCGCGAGCGACTTCCGCCCTTCCCTCTACCCCCACCAGGAGGCACCAGAGTGTCTGAGCGAGGGGACGAGCAGCTTTGCAG GGCATTGGGATCAGAGGCGGGATGCTCATGAGTATGAGCAGGTGAGAGATGCCAGCCTGTATGAGGAGGTGGGGAGACCgtacccccctcccccttcctcggGGTACTACCACAGCGTGCTGGACAGGCAAGGACGAGCGCTGCTGGACCCACGGCAAGGTTCAGACCCCACT GGAGCCTATCAGAGAAGAGGGCGGGGCCAATCGGAATACGAGGATCCAATGAGAGTCTACGACAGCGTGGCTGAGTACACACCCTCCTGGAGAGACTATGAGACGCCCTCTGAGATGAGAGGAGAGCTGGTGTGA